In Maridesulfovibrio sp., the genomic stretch TTTACTACAGTAAGCCCGGGCTGCAGGGCATCTGTCTTTGCCATGTCAGCCGCATCGCCTCCCCAGTATATTTCACGCAGGGGCAAGCCGGATTCGGCTTCGGCCAATTTCCAAAGATCCATGGCAGCAGACCATTTTTCAGCAAGATCACGGCCCATGCCGGATTCCTGAGAACCCTGACCGGGGAAAAGTATAGATAAATCAGACATATTAAAAACTCCTTAAAGTAAAACCGGGGAAACACCCGGCTATATGTAATGGGAATGTATAATGCACTATAAAGACTTGAGGCGTGCTTTTAGAAAGCAGATTTAGCATGCATGTTCAAGCTCAAATTAAAATACATGTGCGTATTTAATTTTCAAAGGCTGGAAGGAAAGCAAATCAAAAGCAGGAGAAAATCGAATTTAAAGATCCAGTACCCCGGCAACCTTTGCCTCAAGCTCTTCTTTATCAATAGGCTTCACACAATACTCATTGGCCCCGTGTTTCAGGGACTCGCGGGCAGTTTCAAGAGTGGGGTATCCAGTCAGCATAATCACTTTCAGTTCCGGCAGAATCTTTTTCATCTCTTCAAGAACTTCCACTCCGGTCATCTTCTTAAGCTTTATATCAAGGATAGCCAGCTCAACACCACTACCATCCAAAAATGCCAGAGCCTCTTCCTCTTCAGAAAAAACACTTACCTCATGCCCCTTGCGCTCCAAAATCCGCTTGAGGAGTATGCCTGCATCCACAACATCATCGAGAACAATAATATGTGCCATAACGACTCCTTAAAGTTAACTGATCAATCATAATAGGAAGCAGTGCTTTAGTCGAGTACTCTATTTTAGCACAGCTTTTGGCTCCATGCAGGAAGCTCATATTTTCAACTTAATTTCAGCAAAATTGTTTTTACAAAGATTAGCAATAATGTAGCTGTCATTTGCGAAACACGAAAAATATTTATATGTAAATTTCATTTAACGTATTTATACATTCCAGATATGCATAATCATAATTAGACCATACTGCAAATAACATGCACCCATAAAATCAGCGGGGGAATTTGATGGACAATAATGGAAATGTATTCTATTCGGTATCCTCAATTATGCGTTTAGCGCATTTTACATATAGTTTTTGCTGAATCAGTAAAATGGTTACTGTTTCAGCTGGTTTTTTCTTAAGGAGTTCAAACAACATGCAAAAAAGAGAAACTTGGGGTTCCCGTTCCGGCTTTATTCTTGCCGCGGTGGGCTCTGCAATCGGGCTGGGTAACATCTGGCGTTTTCCCTACATGGTTTATGAAAACGGCGGTGGAGCATTCCTCATCCCCTACTTTGTAGCAATGCTTGCTGCGGGTATCCCATTTATGATCCTCGAATTCGGCCTCGGCAAAAAATTCAAGGGTTCAGCGCCAAAAATTTTCTCATCCATTTCCAAAAAATGGGAATGGCTCGGCTGGTGGCAGGTAGTGGTATCTTTTATCATTGCCTCTTATTATGTTGTAGTTATCGCATGGGCGATAAACTACATCGGCCTCTCCTTTACCCAAGGATGGGGTGCAGCACCCAAGGATTTCTTCTTCGGGAACTTCCTGGGCCTGACCGATTCTCCCATGAATATGGGTAACGTGCAGGGCTCCATCTTCCTGGCAACAGCCGCTGCATGGGCATTCACCTTTCTTGCCCTCTTTACCGGAGTTAAAGCCGGTATCGAAAGGGTCAACAAGATCTTCATGCCCCTTCTCTTCCTGCTTGTGTTTATCTTTATCGGCCGGGGACTTATGCTTCCCGGGGCCATGGATGGACTGAACTGGCTATTCAAACCCGACTTTGCCGCCATCATGGATGGTAAAGTGTGGGCTGACGCATTCGGTCAGATATTCTTCAGCCTTTCCATCGGTTTCGGTATCATGCTGTCCTACTCCAGCTATCTGCCGAAAGACTCCGACATCAACAACAACGCCTGCATGACTGTATTCATCAACTGCGGATTCAGCATAATTTCCGGTATCATGATTTTCAGCGTGCTCGGCTACATGGCCCAGCAGCAGGGTGTTCCCATCAGTGAAGTTGCCGGAGCTGGCGTAGGCCTTGCCTTCATCACCATACCGACAGCTATCAACCTGATGCCAGCACCTGTTTTCTTCGGCGTGCTCTTCTTCGCTGCACTGGTTGTTGCCGGTCTTTCCTCCATGATTTCAATCAACGAAGTTATTACTTCTTCTGTTATTGATAAATTCGGTGTTTCCCGTAAGAAAGCCGTATCAATATGTTGTTCACTCGGATTTCTGGTCAGCATTGTCTTCACAACCGGTGGCGGTCTCCTGCTGCTCGATATCGTTGACCACTTTGTAAACAACTTCGGTATCCTTATCGGCGGTTTCATTGAAATCGTATTTATCGCATGGTTCTGCAACCTTGATGAAATGCGCGTTCACATTAATAAAACCTCTGAAATTACCGTTGGTTTCATGTGGATGAACAGCCTGCGCTTCGTAGTTCCGGCTATGCTCGGTTTCATGATCGTTACCAACTTCGTCGGTGACATTTCCAAAAACTACGGCGGATACTCAAATACCGCTATCGTCGCTTTCGGCTGGGCAATTCTCGCTCTCTGCCTTGCTGTGGGATTTGCCCTTTCCAGCAGAGAAAACGCGTTTGCAAATGTTTCGTCCACCAACAGTGACTTCCTCAAAAGGAGATAGAACATGACTACCAGCGCAATCTTCATGATGCTCTTCGGCCTAGGTATTACCTGGGGTGGGGCTATCGCCTGCTTCCGGATCGCTTTCAAAAACAAATAGCGATCAGTTCGTATAGAATAAAAAAAAGGGTGCGTTCCTAACGGGAACGCACCCTTTTTTCAGGAAAGGATAGCGGTGCCGAACTTTTCTAACGAGGGAGGCGAACGACACCGCCAAGGGGTTGGACTGCAAAACAACTAAAATCATTTCTGAACAAATCAGGGGTGTGATTCTAGTTAGAATATAACATTACCAATTTAAATCAAGCACTATTTAAAATTAACCATACAAGTTGATAAAAATTACTCTAAAAACTTTCATTCATCCAAATAGATGATCTTCTTTCTTAAAACATTGTGCTATAGACTACCAATCATTTAATCTTATTTACGGAGAGAATAGAAATGGACGTATTTGAAGCGATTTATTCCCGTAGAAGTGTACGCAAGTTTGAAGATAAGCCTGTTTCCGAAGAAGACATAAAAGATCTCCTCGGAGCAGCAATGATGGCTCCCAGCGCAGGCAATCAGCAGCCCTGGCAGTTCATTGTTGTGGATGACAAAGAAAAGCGGACAGCAATTACCAAGCTCAATGAACATGCTTCCATGGCTGAAAAAGCCCCTGTCGGCATTCTTGTCTGCGGCGATACCAGCCTTGAAAAGTACGCCGGTTTCTGGGTGCAGGATTGTTCCGCAGCGATTCAGAATATGCTGCTGGCTGTACACGCCAAAGGGTTAGGCGCAGTCTGGACCGGGATATATCCCCTTGAAGACCGGGTTACAGGTTTTCAAAAACTATTCAACCTGCCCGAAAATGTAATTCCTCTTGGCTACATAGTAATAGGCCATCCCGGGCATGCATCCAAAAAACTGGACCGCTATAATGAAGAAAGGGTCCACCGTAACAGCTTATAGTTTTTTATCTGTGGCCTCCTAAAACCCTGGCGCATTAGTGCCGGGGTTTTGTTTCTCCATCCACCCGCGTACCTGCCCCCACATATCCTCAGCAAGTTGTGGATCAAAGCCATTGTCCTCGGGGTTGGCAAACCCATGATGCGCATTGTCCAATCTTATCAGTTCATATCGCGCCTCTGCCACACGCATTTCCGCTTCGAACATCCGCGCATGCTCCTCAGGAACAACGGGATCATCATTCACATGTATTGCCATCAAAGGACATTTGATCTCACCAACTGAAGCAGGATGACTGGTATCAAGATAGCCGTACACCGAAACTGTTCCTTTCAGTCCAGCACCTGACCGGGCCAGCTCCAGAGCCACCCCGCCACCAAATGAAAAGCCAAGCGCATAAATGCAGAATGGATCAATTTGCGGCTGTGCTTTGAGCACATCAAAACAGGCGGCAGCCCTTTCACGCATAAGCAAACGGTCATTACGGTAAATACGATGGGTGACCTGCGCTTCGTCCAGCGTAGCCGGCCTGTTCTTTAGACCATAGAAATCAGCTGCCAGTACTGCATAACCATTGGCCGCCAACCTACGGGCATGACCGATAATAACTGTATTAAGGCCTGAGTATTCATGGAAAAGCAACACTGAAGGAAACGGCCCTTCTCCGCCGGGTAGAATCAGGATACTCTCCAATTCACTATCCAGATGGCTATGACCTATTTTAAATTGTTCCATCATTGAATCTACTCTTCATCACCGAACTGTTCGTTGAACCTGATCACTGAACCGCAAAGTCCACCTGTCTCTTCGCAATCATATGATGCATCATCTTCTTTCGGCTCCACATGAATGGTTACATGGCAGTTATTCAAATCTGATTTAATACAATCTTCAATCTCATTACATAACTTATGGGATTCATAGATTGTAGTTTCTCCGGAAAGCAAAAGATGAAAATCCACAAATCGCTGTGAGCCTGCCTTGCGCGTTCGCAGACCGTGATAGAGCACGTTTTCCCCGCCGCAACCACGGATAGCCGAATCAATAAGCACCAGTTCTTCACGCGGCAGAGTATTATCCATCAGTCCAGAATAAGACTTTCTGATCAGCGAAAATCCGGTAAATACTATATTAGCGGCCATGACCATGGCAATAAGGGGGTCAATGAATGCCCATGAGTCCGGAGTGAATAACATTATACCTAATCCTGCCACCAGCCCTATTGAGGTCCAGACGTCAGTCAGTAAGTGCCTTGCATCGGCTTCAAGGGTAATTGAATCATGAATTTTGGCACCCTTGAGCATTATCCTGGCTGTACCATAATTAACAGCGGATGAAAGCAGCGCAATTCCCAGACCCAGACCAAGATTCTGCGGAACTGAGGGACTCATGAACCTCTCAATTGAGGCATAAACAATACCAACCGCAGCAACAAGAATAAGCATCCCTTCGGCGCCGCTTGAAAAATACTCCGCCTTTCCGTGACCGTAGGCGTGATTCTCATCCGCAGGCTTAAGGGCCAATGTAAGGGTAGCAAAAGCAAAAAGGGCCGCCGACAAGTTGACTAGTGTTTCCAATGCATCCGAAAGCAAACCAACTGAATCAGTCACGTACCATGCCCAAGATTTTAAAATCATAGTTAGAACCGAAGCCGCAATTGAGTACAAAATATACTTACGTGGTGATTCCGACATGTTTTTTCCCTGCTTAATATTGAAATTTAGAACTTTTTTAAGACTATATACACACGTATAGTCAGTCTAGAAAATTTACGTTTTCATCAAAATTTCAGCTTTTTTTTAAAAATAACGAAATTTATTACCTAAATATTTCGATAACACCTTATATTAACATAATGCATTGTTTGATTGTTCATTCAGTATAACAATAGAAAACTCTAACAATACAACAATAACTTAATGTTGTACAACCATCTATGCTGGTGTATTGCTTATTGTTTTTTTACTAAATACGAAAAAAACATATGGTAATATTCACTTATGGGCTATTTGCAACAAATTTGTTGACAATATTCACAACATCTCTCTATTACGAAACGGTCTAGCATAATATTTTTTTAAAACACGGGGGATGAATATGACTCAAACTTCCAGCATCTTTAAACGTATCACATCAGGCAGTCTGGTTGTACAAATCATGATCGGTATCGCGGCAGGTATCGCTCTGGCTACCGTTGCACCTGAAGCAGCAAAATCCATCAGCCTGCTTGGCTCCCTTTTTGTTAAAGGTCTGAAAGCAGTTGCACCTATTCTGGTTTTCGTAATTGTTGCAGCATCCATTGCAAACCAGAAAAAAGGCGCACACACCAACATGCGCTCCATTATTTCTCTGTATCTGATAGGAACCTTCATGGCAGCTTTAGTGGCTGTCACCATGAGCTTCCTCATGCCGACCACCCTTACACTTGTTGCGACAGATACTTCTGCAACCCCTCCAGGCGGCATTGCAGAAGTTTTGAACACCCTGCTCTTCAAGATCGTGGATAACCCGGTCAACGCACTCTACACCGGTAACTTCATCGGTATCCTCGCATGGGCGCTCGCTCTCGGCTTCTTTTTCCAACACGCAAGCGACAGCACCAAACAGGTTCTGAACGACCTCTCAGACGGTGTATCCGGCGTAGTTAAAATGGTCATCCGCTTTGCCCCCCTGGGTATCTTCGGACTCGTATCCAACACCATCGCAACAACCGGTTTTGAAGCCCTCGCAGGCTACAGCCATCTGATCATGGTCCTGCTCGTTTCCATGGGTACCATCGCTCTGGTTATCAACCCGGCTATCGTATGGTTCAAAACCAGAAGCAACCCCTATCCGCTGGTGTTCACCTGTCTGCGTGAAAGTGGTATCACCGCATTCTTTACCCGCAGCTCCGCAGCAAACATTCCGGTGAACATGGAACTTTGTGAAAAACTCAACCTGCATGAGGACACTTATTCCGTATCCATCCCTCTCGGCGCTACCGTAAACATGGGCGGTGCTGCGATCACCATCACTGTTATGACCCTCGCTGCCGTACATACTCTCGGAATTCAGGTTGATCTGGCTACTGCACTGCTGCTCAGCCTTATCGCTTCTGTTTCCGCTTGTGGTGCTTCCGGTGTTGCCGGCGGCTCCCTCCTGCTGATCCCTCTCGCATGTTCTCTGTTCGGCGTTCCCAACGAAATCTCCATGCAGGTTGTTGCTGCTGGTTTTATCGTCGGTGTAATTCAGGACTCCGCAGAAACTGCACTTAACAGCTCCACCGACGTTCTCTTCACCGCTGCTGCTGATATCGCAGCTAAACGCGGAGAAGCTGCAGTAGAAGCTGTAAAAGCTTAATTAAATACCTCTGACGGCTTAACCCTTTTCATTCGGGCTTCGCCACAATGCATATCAAAAGGGCCGTGTATTTGTATACACGGCCCTTTTTTCTTGACGAATTGCAAATCCATGATGACTCTATTCACCTGCCACCATCAGTTAAAGTATCCCTATTAGTTAAATAGGGACTCCAAAGGGGCTTAGCTCCTTTGGCAGCCGGAGGCGAAATACGATCGGCAAAAAGCGCGATAGCGCATCAAATCATAGCCCCCGGCAGGGCCGTCGGAGACATCAATTGCACAATCACGATAGAATAAAAGAATATATAGAATCCCTGCTGGCTTCCCCCACAATGGGCGATCAGGTCGTCTATCACCGGGTGATGGAAGGCACAGATCCCAGCTTCGGTCAACCGCGCCGCCCTTTTTCCCCTACAGTAAACTCCGTACTCGGCTTCAGGAATATTGGACAGCTCTATTCCCACCAGGCCGAGGCGACCGATTACGCCCGCGCCGGACGCAATGTTGTTGTCGCTACGCCCACTGCCAGCGGAAAAACCCTTACCTACAACCTGCCCGTGCTGGAACAGTGCCTGCGCGATCCAGATTCACATGCTCTATACCTGTTTCCGCTCAAGGCTCTGGCACAGGATCAGCTTAAAACATTCAATGAAATGGCTGCATTGATTCCAGATCATGCCCGACCTGAAGCTGCAATCTATGACGGGGATACTTCTCCATACAGGCGCAAAAAAATACGAGACACTCCACCGGCAGTGATTCTTACCAATCCGGAAATGCTTCACCTTTCCATGCTGCCCTACCATGAAAAATGGGCGCCATTTCTGGCTGGATTGACTCATATAGTAGTAGATGAAGTGCATACCTACCGTGGGGTGATGGGTTCACATATGGCTATGGTTTTCCGCCGCCTGCTGCGTATCTGCCGATACTACGGAGCAGATCCCTCATTTATTTTCTCCTCGGCAACCGTGGGCAACCCCGCACAACTCTGCCACGATCTGACCGGACTGGAAGTAAACGCCATCACCAAGTCCGGCGCGGCAAGCGGCAAACGTAATTACATATTCTTTAATCCGGTTGTTTCCCCCTACAGCGCAGCCATACAGCTGCTCAAAGCCGGGCTGGCACGCGGTTTACGGACAATTGTCTACACCCAATCACGGAAAATGACCGAACTCATTTCCATGTGGGTCAATGAAAAGGCCGGGGAATACAAAGACCGCATCAGTGCCTATAGAGCCGGATTCCTGCCCGAAGAGCGGCGTGAGATAGAGCAGAAAATGTCATCCGGGGAATTGCTGGCGGTAATCTCCACCAGTGCGCTTGAACTGGGTATTGATATCGGCGGACTCGATCTATGCATTCTGGTGGGCTATCCCGGATCAGTAATGGCCACCTTGCAACGCGGTGGCCGTGTTGGTCGCAGCCAGCGCGAATCAGCTGTGATTCTTATCGGGCAGGAAGACGCCCTTGATCAATATTTTATGCGTAATCCGGACGATTTCTTTTCCCGTCCGGCGGAAAATGCCGTGCTGAATCCATACAACCCTGTAATCATGCAGCGTCACCTTGTCTGTGCCGCAGCTGAACTTACCCTGCGCGACAACGACTACCTGCTGCGCGACGGGGAAATCAAAAAGCGGGTTGCTGAACTCGAACAGCAAGGTACGCTGCTGCGCAATAAACGCGGAGATGAGATTTACTCCACCCGAAAACGCCCGCACCGAGATGTTTCCCTGCGTGGAGCCGGGGCTACCATGCATATTGAAGACTCTGCCAATGGAACGACCATCGGAACCATAGATGAAGTACGGGCCTATTCCGAGGCGCACGAAGGTGCAGTATATATCCACCGGGGAGCCACATACTGCATCAAGGAACTTGACCTCGGGGCAAAGAAAATCAAGGCCGCAAAAGAGCGGGTCGGGTACTATACAAAAGCCAGAAAAAACAAATCTACTGAAATACTGGATGTATATTCACAGAAGAAGGTCTTCGGTATTGTCATGCGTTTCGGGAAATTACGCGTAACCGAACAAGTAACAGGATACGAGAAACGTGCGGTCAAGGGCGGTAAATTACTCGGGATAGTACCGCTGGATATGCCCCCGGTTGTTTTTGAAACCCAAGGGCTGTGGATGGAAATTTCACCTGAAATCAAACGCAGGGCAGAAGAGGACTTTATCCATTTTATGGGCGGGATACATGCTGTAGAACATGCGGCCATTGGCATCCTGCCACTTATGGTTCTCACTGACCGCAACGACCTCGGTGGAATTTCGACTCCTATGCATGAACAGGTCGACGGCCCGGCAGTGTTCATCTACGACGGGATTCCAGGCGGAGCAGGTTTAACAATGCAGGCGTTTGAACAGGCCGAGGAACTCCTTGAACGCACTTTGCAGATTATTGTAGACTGTGAATGCGAACTTGGCTGCCCGACCTGCGTACATTCCCCTAAATGCGGGTCAGGCAACAGACCCATCGACAAGGCAGCGGCCATATACGTACTTGAAAATATGGTTAATGGACAACCACCGGAAAAAATAGAGGATTTATCTATGGAACTGGTCCCATTCGGAGAGGAAGTAAAAATAGAAGAAAAAAAGAAGGAACCTAAAAACTTCGGCGTTATTGATGTGGAAACCCGCCGTTCCGCTCAGGATGTCGGAGGGTGGAACAAAGCCGAACGTATGGGTATATCCATTGCGGTTCTCTATGATTCCACTGAGGACAAATTTTTTGAATATGAGGAAGAACAGATTCCTGAAATGATGGAGCGAGTCAAGAAACTTGATCTGATCATCGGCTTTAACATCGAACGCTTCGACTATAAGGTTCTCTCCGGTATTCATGCTTTCAACTACAAAGGTCTACCCACTCTGGACCTGCTTATCAAAGTCCATGAACGCCTTGGATACCGCCTTAAGCTGGATAACATTGCGCAGGCAACAATTAATGCCGCCAAGAGTGCTGATGGATTACAGGCTCTTGAGTGGTGGAAAGAAGGACGTTTGGATCTGATCACAGAATACTGCAAACAGGATGTGGCCGTAACCCGTGATGTATACCTGTTTGGCAAAGAGAACGGATACGTGCTATTTACTAACAAAGAGAAGAAAAAAGTAAGGTTACCTGTCGACTGGTAACAGGAGAGTTAGCGCAGCAGCGCGCTTGCAACTCTCCGCAGATGCGGAGGAGATTATGTCCGGAAAGTTGCACTTGCTAGTCATGTTTTCTTTATTAATCCTGCTCTCTGCCTGCGGGCAACAGGAAGCGACTTTCTACGAACTCAGCTTTGAACAGGATAAAATTCTGCTTATAGACACTAATAAACCTTTCAGCGGCATTTACGCTGAATATTATGACTCCGGGCACCAATTCCCCAAAAGCCGTATTTTCATCAAAAATGGTGTCATGGACGGGGGTTTTTACCACTATTACCCTGATGGTAAGCTGCGCGAAAAGGGAACAAACCGTAACGGCCAGTATTACGGCTACCACTCGCTCTACTGGCCTAACGGCAAAATAAAGCAGAAGTTCTTCATGAACCGGGACAAAGCCGGATATAACTACGAATACTTTGATGACGGAAGAATCATGGAAATGCGCCATTACAATGCTCAGGGACAATTAGACGGCAAGTCCTTCACTTTCCACCGAAACGGACAGGTAAAGGACGAAAT encodes the following:
- a CDS encoding cation diffusion facilitator family transporter — its product is MSESPRKYILYSIAASVLTMILKSWAWYVTDSVGLLSDALETLVNLSAALFAFATLTLALKPADENHAYGHGKAEYFSSGAEGMLILVAAVGIVYASIERFMSPSVPQNLGLGLGIALLSSAVNYGTARIMLKGAKIHDSITLEADARHLLTDVWTSIGLVAGLGIMLFTPDSWAFIDPLIAMVMAANIVFTGFSLIRKSYSGLMDNTLPREELVLIDSAIRGCGGENVLYHGLRTRKAGSQRFVDFHLLLSGETTIYESHKLCNEIEDCIKSDLNNCHVTIHVEPKEDDASYDCEETGGLCGSVIRFNEQFGDEE
- a CDS encoding DEAD/DEAH box helicase, which encodes MGDQVVYHRVMEGTDPSFGQPRRPFSPTVNSVLGFRNIGQLYSHQAEATDYARAGRNVVVATPTASGKTLTYNLPVLEQCLRDPDSHALYLFPLKALAQDQLKTFNEMAALIPDHARPEAAIYDGDTSPYRRKKIRDTPPAVILTNPEMLHLSMLPYHEKWAPFLAGLTHIVVDEVHTYRGVMGSHMAMVFRRLLRICRYYGADPSFIFSSATVGNPAQLCHDLTGLEVNAITKSGAASGKRNYIFFNPVVSPYSAAIQLLKAGLARGLRTIVYTQSRKMTELISMWVNEKAGEYKDRISAYRAGFLPEERREIEQKMSSGELLAVISTSALELGIDIGGLDLCILVGYPGSVMATLQRGGRVGRSQRESAVILIGQEDALDQYFMRNPDDFFSRPAENAVLNPYNPVIMQRHLVCAAAELTLRDNDYLLRDGEIKKRVAELEQQGTLLRNKRGDEIYSTRKRPHRDVSLRGAGATMHIEDSANGTTIGTIDEVRAYSEAHEGAVYIHRGATYCIKELDLGAKKIKAAKERVGYYTKARKNKSTEILDVYSQKKVFGIVMRFGKLRVTEQVTGYEKRAVKGGKLLGIVPLDMPPVVFETQGLWMEISPEIKRRAEEDFIHFMGGIHAVEHAAIGILPLMVLTDRNDLGGISTPMHEQVDGPAVFIYDGIPGGAGLTMQAFEQAEELLERTLQIIVDCECELGCPTCVHSPKCGSGNRPIDKAAAIYVLENMVNGQPPEKIEDLSMELVPFGEEVKIEEKKKEPKNFGVIDVETRRSAQDVGGWNKAERMGISIAVLYDSTEDKFFEYEEEQIPEMMERVKKLDLIIGFNIERFDYKVLSGIHAFNYKGLPTLDLLIKVHERLGYRLKLDNIAQATINAAKSADGLQALEWWKEGRLDLITEYCKQDVAVTRDVYLFGKENGYVLFTNKEKKKVRLPVDW
- a CDS encoding sodium-dependent transporter; translated protein: MQKRETWGSRSGFILAAVGSAIGLGNIWRFPYMVYENGGGAFLIPYFVAMLAAGIPFMILEFGLGKKFKGSAPKIFSSISKKWEWLGWWQVVVSFIIASYYVVVIAWAINYIGLSFTQGWGAAPKDFFFGNFLGLTDSPMNMGNVQGSIFLATAAAWAFTFLALFTGVKAGIERVNKIFMPLLFLLVFIFIGRGLMLPGAMDGLNWLFKPDFAAIMDGKVWADAFGQIFFSLSIGFGIMLSYSSYLPKDSDINNNACMTVFINCGFSIISGIMIFSVLGYMAQQQGVPISEVAGAGVGLAFITIPTAINLMPAPVFFGVLFFAALVVAGLSSMISINEVITSSVIDKFGVSRKKAVSICCSLGFLVSIVFTTGGGLLLLDIVDHFVNNFGILIGGFIEIVFIAWFCNLDEMRVHINKTSEITVGFMWMNSLRFVVPAMLGFMIVTNFVGDISKNYGGYSNTAIVAFGWAILALCLAVGFALSSRENAFANVSSTNSDFLKRR
- a CDS encoding response regulator, translating into MAHIIVLDDVVDAGILLKRILERKGHEVSVFSEEEEALAFLDGSGVELAILDIKLKKMTGVEVLEEMKKILPELKVIMLTGYPTLETARESLKHGANEYCVKPIDKEELEAKVAGVLDL
- a CDS encoding toxin-antitoxin system YwqK family antitoxin; translation: MSGKLHLLVMFSLLILLSACGQQEATFYELSFEQDKILLIDTNKPFSGIYAEYYDSGHQFPKSRIFIKNGVMDGGFYHYYPDGKLREKGTNRNGQYYGYHSLYWPNGKIKQKFFMNRDKAGYNYEYFDDGRIMEMRHYNAQGQLDGKSFTFHRNGQVKDEMNYSNGKREGLFITKDKAGFLVNVFVYRNDILQEQARELNLSDHTKFSTVNTKFYNF
- a CDS encoding dienelactone hydrolase family protein, translating into MMEQFKIGHSHLDSELESILILPGGEGPFPSVLLFHEYSGLNTVIIGHARRLAANGYAVLAADFYGLKNRPATLDEAQVTHRIYRNDRLLMRERAAACFDVLKAQPQIDPFCIYALGFSFGGGVALELARSGAGLKGTVSVYGYLDTSHPASVGEIKCPLMAIHVNDDPVVPEEHARMFEAEMRVAEARYELIRLDNAHHGFANPEDNGFDPQLAEDMWGQVRGWMEKQNPGTNAPGF
- a CDS encoding MetS family NSS transporter small subunit — protein: MTTSAIFMMLFGLGITWGGAIACFRIAFKNK
- the sstT gene encoding serine/threonine transporter SstT, with protein sequence MTQTSSIFKRITSGSLVVQIMIGIAAGIALATVAPEAAKSISLLGSLFVKGLKAVAPILVFVIVAASIANQKKGAHTNMRSIISLYLIGTFMAALVAVTMSFLMPTTLTLVATDTSATPPGGIAEVLNTLLFKIVDNPVNALYTGNFIGILAWALALGFFFQHASDSTKQVLNDLSDGVSGVVKMVIRFAPLGIFGLVSNTIATTGFEALAGYSHLIMVLLVSMGTIALVINPAIVWFKTRSNPYPLVFTCLRESGITAFFTRSSAANIPVNMELCEKLNLHEDTYSVSIPLGATVNMGGAAITITVMTLAAVHTLGIQVDLATALLLSLIASVSACGASGVAGGSLLLIPLACSLFGVPNEISMQVVAAGFIVGVIQDSAETALNSSTDVLFTAAADIAAKRGEAAVEAVKA
- a CDS encoding nitroreductase family protein, which translates into the protein MDVFEAIYSRRSVRKFEDKPVSEEDIKDLLGAAMMAPSAGNQQPWQFIVVDDKEKRTAITKLNEHASMAEKAPVGILVCGDTSLEKYAGFWVQDCSAAIQNMLLAVHAKGLGAVWTGIYPLEDRVTGFQKLFNLPENVIPLGYIVIGHPGHASKKLDRYNEERVHRNSL